From uncultured Desulfobacter sp.:
AAAATCAGGTCAGCCCGTGGGCGTTCTACAAGGAAAGCGGCTGATCCTCCCCGTCTTTGATCATTCTGGTTGGCAGGCCGATTTGGTTGAGAATTTTTACAAACGGTGCCGGGTCTAATTCCTCAATATTTTTCATCTCTTTGCAATCCCATTCGCCGCCTGCAATGAGCATGGCTGCCGCTGCAGGAGGAACCCCTGCTGTGTAGGCAATTGCCTGGCTTTCGACTTCTTTATAACAGGCTTCATGATCACATATGTTATAAATGAGAACCTCTTTTTTTTCTCCATGGACATGCCCTTTTACCAGATCGCCAATGCAGGTTTTACCGGTGTATTGCGCGGCCAGTGACACCGGGTCCGGCAGACATGCCTTGACCACTTTCAAAGGAATCACCTCCAACCCCTCCGCCGTAGTGACAGGTTGCTCTGAAAGCAGGCCGATGTTCTTCAGTACGGTAAATACATTTATATAGTGGTCACTGAAGCCCATCCAGAAGCGAATGGCGTCCGCATCAATGTTTTTAGACAGGGAATGAAGCTCATCGTGTCCGTTCAGATATATGGGCATCTTTCCGACCACAGGGAAATCGTAGACTTGTTTTACCTCAAACATTTCTTTTTTAACCCACTGGCGGTCAATATAAGTCCATACCCCGCCGGTAAACTCACGGAAGTTAATCTCAGGATCGAAATTAGTGGCAAAGTATTTGCCGTGATTTCCGGCATTCACGTCCATGATGTCAATGGTATTGATGGTGTCGAAAATATATTTGTCGGCATAG
This genomic window contains:
- a CDS encoding saccharopine dehydrogenase family protein, with amino-acid sequence MKKNVMIIGAGGVANVAAHKCAQNNDVLGNIVIASRTLSKCKKIIDSIERKGSKKSNEYSITAYQIDAMDAPATEKLIKETGTSIVINVGTAFINMSVLTACIHAGAAYMDTAIHEEPDKICETPPWYANYEWKRREACREKGITAILGAGFDPGVVNAYASYADKYIFDTINTIDIMDVNAGNHGKYFATNFDPEINFREFTGGVWTYIDRQWVKKEMFEVKQVYDFPVVGKMPIYLNGHDELHSLSKNIDADAIRFWMGFSDHYINVFTVLKNIGLLSEQPVTTAEGLEVIPLKVVKACLPDPVSLAAQYTGKTCIGDLVKGHVHGEKKEVLIYNICDHEACYKEVESQAIAYTAGVPPAAAAMLIAGGEWDCKEMKNIEELDPAPFVKILNQIGLPTRMIKDGEDQPLSL